TCGCTGACTCAAGGTGGGCAGGTGGTCGTGAATATACTGCCGGCAAAGTTTTTGCAAGCTGCCGCCGATGGAGCGAACGTCGAATGTGCCGCCGATCAATGGGGGCGACTACTGTTTGCAGTACCGGCAGGAACGAATACGCTGACCGCAAGATATCGCCCACCGTGGCTGGCCGGCATCGCGGTCGCGCTGGTGCTGTCAGGGATGGCCGCACTTGCCATGCGATTCCGATGGCTATTGCAGGAGCAGTTCGAGCGTTGGCTACCGCACCAAGGCGAGCAAGTTGAAGCGATGCTTGTAAAGCTTCGGCGAGCGGCATGATGCGGCAATTAATTGGATGAAGCGGCTATACAAAGCGCCGCGGATGTTCGGGTCTGCCAGGAATAACAAACTGTTTTTCCACTTCACGAAAGTTCCATCTATTTCGAGGCGCGCGTTGCGCAGCGGCAAACCTATGCAAGAGATGCCCAAGCAGCAACGGCAATAGCGGCTGTTTCGACACGTAAAATTCGCGGGCCTAAGCTGATTTCGGCCCAACCGCTCGATGTCGCGCTCGCGAGCTCTTCATCAGTGAAACCGCCCTCAGGGCCGATGGCGGCGACAATTTCGGCAAGTTCGGTTGACGCCTTTTTCACTTGGGATATTGGTTGCCCGCCAGGATGGGCGATAAGACACTGCAGGCTCGATCGAGAGTTTTCCTTCAACTCATCCAGCCGGCGCGGTTCGGCAATCTCCATGAGCCGGTTTCGACCACATTGTTTGCTGGCTTCAATAACGCCGCGGCGTAGCCTCGTGAGCGCTGCATCCGCTGGCTGAGCGACGCCACGTTGGGTGAACAAGGGCACGAGCCGAGCCACGCCCAATTCGACGGATTTCTCAATCAGCCACCGCTGACGATCCCCCTTCGGCAATGCCACCGCCAGCGTCAGGGCAATCGCAGACTCGCGGTCGATCGATCGCCGCCGTTCGATGTCAAAACTCACTGTCCCTTTTCCGATCCTGCGGATGCGAGCAACAAATTCGTCGCCCGAACCATCAAACAGCGTCGCCAGATCACTGACACTTGCGCGCAGCACATTTGTAAGATGATGTGCCTCGGCGCCAGACAGCGTTGCGGAGTTTCCTTCCACGGGGGTCGCAACAAAAAATCGCTCGGACATGTTCGCGTCTCATATTTGGAGTCGTAGAAAAAAGTTAAAGAATCACCGTCGATCATACCGATTCTTTGGACGATACGGAAACTGCTTTTTCCTTGCACCAACGGCTGCTCTTTCTTGGGTGGCAAATTCTATGTTTCGTACGCATTGGGGCCTGCGCGAATCGCCGTTTCGCGGTTCGCTCGACTGGCGGCTGTTTCATCCCAGCCCAACGCACGACGAGGCGCTGGCAAGGATGCAATTCCTAGTTGAAGAGCGGCGGCGGATGGGCCTGTTGCTCGGCCCGACCGGCAGTGGTAAATCGATGGTGCTCGAGGTGTTCGCCCGCAGGCTACGTCGCAAGGGAGCGCAGGTGGCGAATCTCAACATGCTGGGAATCGACCTACACGAATTCCTTTGGCTGACGGCCGCGGAGTTGGGTGCGAATCCCGACCGCCGCCACGATGTTTTTCATCTGTGGCGAATGGTGGTCGATCGGATTGCCGAAAACCGCTATCAGCAGATCGAAACCGTGCTGCTGCTCGATGATGCCGACGAGGCTCCGCCAAACGCTTTGGAGCAAGTGGTCCGAATCGCACAGCAGGATTGTTCGCAGCAGGCCCGACTCAGTATCGTGCTGGCCGCATCCAGCGATGCGGCAGGTCGCCTGTTGCCACGATTGTTGGAGTTAGCCGAACTGCGGATCGATATCGAACCTTGGGAGCCGGCCGACACGGTGGAGTACATTAACGTCGCGATCAAACATGCTGGCCGCGCGTCGCCAGCTTTTACAGAAGAGGCGATCCATCGGCTACACGATTTGTGTGATGGTTTGCCACGCCGCATCAATCAACTGGCCAACCTTACGCTGCTAGCCGGCGCAGGCCGCAACCTATCGCAAATTGACACCGATACAGTTGAAAGCGCTTACCACGAGCTAAGCACCGTACAGGCGGTGGCGTAGATCATTGCGATTGAATTCCAAAAGAATTCAACGCCAGCGAAATAACCGCAGCGATAGCACAAACGTAATCGAACCCCACGCCGCCAACGCCAACAGCCGCGACGTCTGGGACGCCAGCGACGCTCCTTCCAACATCACCGCCCGCAGTGCGTCGATCAGCGGCGTCAATGGCAATGCTTGGACGATCGGTTGAAACGCTTCAGGGAACCGCTCGGACGAAAAGAAAATTCCCGACATAATCCACATCGGCAACATCACCAGATTCATCAACCCTGAAACAGCTTCCAGTGTTTTTGCTCGGCTCGCAACCAACAAGCCGATGCCAGAAAATGTGAAAGCCCCGAGCAGAATCAGCACGATCACGGCCGCAACGCTGCCGTGATTGACCACATGGAACGCATAACGGGCAAAGATCAAGATGATCAACACCTCTGGCACCATGAATGTCAAACGGCTGATCATGATCGCCGCCAGGAAGTGACTTTTTTTCATGGGCGTTGCTAGAAATCGCTTCAGCAGCTTGCGAATTCGCATATCGACCGTGACGAAGCCGACACCCCAAAGACCGCCTCCCATGAGACTCATTCCGAGCAAACCGGGCACCAAAAAATCGATATATCGGCTCCCCGGCTCCTCGACTTTGATGGTTCGCGTGGTCGCTACATCCTTTCGTCCGGCGGATCGCTGCAACTGATCATCGACCGCGTTTCGCGCCAGCACGCTTTGCGGGCGGGTTGGATCGAATAGGTATTGGTACTGCAGCGTGCCGTCGACGTGGCTGGCAATCACCACCAAATCGGTCTTGCCGGTGCGCAGTTTCAAACGAGCTACGTCCATGGACAAGATGGTTGCCTTGAATCGTTCATCTGTCTTGGTGGAGACAAGGGCTTGTTGAGTGTCGGCCGCCGACGAGTTGTCGATGATGGCGACGACTACTTGCTCAACCGGTTGATTGCGAAAGGCAATGCCGAGGGCCACTGTCATCAGAATTGGAAAGCCATAGACCCAAAACAGTGCTTCTGGCTCGCGCACGAATTCTGTTAGCCGGCTGCGGACAAGTTGCCACAGCGGCCAATAGTGGTGCGGATGAATTTCAACTTCGGTCGTCACAGAATACTTCTGCTAAGGGTTGATTTTTTCAGATTCCTCGCTGAGATGTCGTCCGGC
This sequence is a window from Pirellulales bacterium. Protein-coding genes within it:
- a CDS encoding 16S rRNA (uracil(1498)-N(3))-methyltransferase yields the protein MSERFFVATPVEGNSATLSGAEAHHLTNVLRASVSDLATLFDGSGDEFVARIRRIGKGTVSFDIERRRSIDRESAIALTLAVALPKGDRQRWLIEKSVELGVARLVPLFTQRGVAQPADAALTRLRRGVIEASKQCGRNRLMEIAEPRRLDELKENSRSSLQCLIAHPGGQPISQVKKASTELAEIVAAIGPEGGFTDEELASATSSGWAEISLGPRILRVETAAIAVAAWASLA
- a CDS encoding AAA family ATPase, with translation MFRTHWGLRESPFRGSLDWRLFHPSPTHDEALARMQFLVEERRRMGLLLGPTGSGKSMVLEVFARRLRRKGAQVANLNMLGIDLHEFLWLTAAELGANPDRRHDVFHLWRMVVDRIAENRYQQIETVLLLDDADEAPPNALEQVVRIAQQDCSQQARLSIVLAASSDAAGRLLPRLLELAELRIDIEPWEPADTVEYINVAIKHAGRASPAFTEEAIHRLHDLCDGLPRRINQLANLTLLAGAGRNLSQIDTDTVESAYHELSTVQAVA
- a CDS encoding ABC transporter permease translates to MTTEVEIHPHHYWPLWQLVRSRLTEFVREPEALFWVYGFPILMTVALGIAFRNQPVEQVVVAIIDNSSAADTQQALVSTKTDERFKATILSMDVARLKLRTGKTDLVVIASHVDGTLQYQYLFDPTRPQSVLARNAVDDQLQRSAGRKDVATTRTIKVEEPGSRYIDFLVPGLLGMSLMGGGLWGVGFVTVDMRIRKLLKRFLATPMKKSHFLAAIMISRLTFMVPEVLIILIFARYAFHVVNHGSVAAVIVLILLGAFTFSGIGLLVASRAKTLEAVSGLMNLVMLPMWIMSGIFFSSERFPEAFQPIVQALPLTPLIDALRAVMLEGASLASQTSRLLALAAWGSITFVLSLRLFRWR